A genomic segment from Microbacterium sp. SORGH_AS_0428 encodes:
- the efeB gene encoding iron uptake transporter deferrochelatase/peroxidase subunit, translating into MNEQQSDAQPIEPVGAPSGLSRRGLLGLLGAGAAGLAIGGAGGAGVATAVAGSASAADADGVHVFFGDHQAGITTQVQDHLHFAAFDLDDDLTRDDLVSLLQDWSYAASRMTQGLDVSASGAVGGSPQAPPDDTGEALGLPASSLTITFGFGPGLFERDGVDRFGIADRRPDLLTTLPRFVGDDLDPLNSDGDLCIQACADDPQVAVHAIRNLSRIAFGRARIRWAQLGFGRTSKTTAAQSTPRNLFGFKDGTANILATDTAALAEHVWVGDEGPAWLAGGSYLVARRIRQTIETWDRLRLMEQERTIGRDKREGAPLSGGEEFTAPDFSAKDASGAPRIDRASHVSLAHPDNNGGIRILRRGYNFVDGNDGRGALEAGLFFLSYQRSPEQFITVQKALARDLLTEYLRHVGSGIWAVPGGVREGSFVGAELFA; encoded by the coding sequence GTGAACGAACAGCAGTCCGACGCCCAGCCGATCGAGCCCGTCGGCGCCCCTTCCGGGCTCAGCCGACGAGGCCTTCTCGGTCTGCTGGGCGCCGGCGCCGCCGGCCTCGCCATCGGCGGTGCCGGCGGCGCAGGAGTGGCGACGGCGGTCGCAGGCTCCGCATCCGCCGCCGATGCGGACGGCGTCCACGTCTTCTTCGGCGATCACCAGGCGGGGATCACGACCCAGGTGCAGGACCACCTGCACTTCGCCGCCTTCGACCTCGACGACGACCTGACGCGCGACGACCTCGTCTCGCTCCTCCAGGACTGGTCGTACGCGGCATCGCGCATGACGCAGGGGCTCGACGTCAGCGCATCGGGCGCGGTGGGAGGTTCGCCCCAGGCTCCGCCGGACGACACGGGGGAGGCGCTCGGGCTGCCCGCGAGCTCCCTGACGATCACCTTCGGATTCGGCCCCGGGCTCTTCGAGCGCGACGGCGTCGACCGCTTCGGGATCGCCGATCGTCGCCCCGATCTGCTGACGACGCTGCCGCGCTTCGTCGGCGACGATCTGGACCCGCTGAACTCGGACGGCGACCTCTGCATCCAAGCCTGCGCCGACGACCCGCAGGTCGCCGTCCACGCCATCCGCAACCTCAGCCGCATCGCGTTCGGACGCGCCCGCATCCGCTGGGCGCAGCTGGGCTTCGGCCGCACATCGAAGACGACGGCCGCCCAGTCGACGCCCCGCAACCTGTTCGGCTTCAAGGACGGCACGGCCAACATCCTCGCCACCGACACCGCGGCGCTCGCGGAGCACGTGTGGGTCGGGGATGAGGGACCCGCGTGGCTCGCCGGCGGCAGCTACCTCGTCGCCCGCCGCATCCGCCAGACGATCGAGACATGGGACCGCCTGCGGCTCATGGAGCAGGAGCGCACGATCGGGCGCGACAAGCGCGAGGGCGCTCCGCTGTCGGGCGGGGAGGAGTTCACCGCACCGGACTTCTCGGCGAAGGATGCGTCCGGCGCGCCCCGCATCGACCGCGCCTCCCACGTCAGCCTCGCCCACCCTGACAACAACGGCGGGATCCGCATCCTGCGTCGCGGCTACAACTTCGTCGACGGCAACGACGGGCGGGGCGCGCTGGAGGCGGGGCTGTTCTTCCTGTCCTACCAGCGCTCGCCCGAGCAGTTCATCACGGTGCAGAAGGCGCTCGCGCGGGACCTCCTCACGGAGTACCTGCGTCACGTCGGCTCCGGGATCTGGGCCGTGCCGGGCGGTGTCCGGGAGGGCTCGTTCGTAGGAGCCGAGCTCTTCGCCTGA